In the bacterium genome, one interval contains:
- a CDS encoding DoxX family protein encodes MRYLLRIIPAVILLQTLFFKFTGAPESIYIFSTLGVEPWGRYFAGASELVAAILLLTPATTFYGSLLTLMIMLGAIASHLFFLGIAVQNDGGLLFMLACVTFLCASLNIYCLKK; translated from the coding sequence ATGCGTTATTTATTAAGAATCATTCCTGCTGTTATTTTATTGCAAACTTTATTTTTTAAATTTACTGGCGCTCCTGAGTCTATTTATATTTTTTCAACATTGGGCGTGGAGCCTTGGGGCAGATACTTTGCAGGTGCTTCAGAGCTCGTAGCTGCAATTCTTTTATTAACTCCTGCCACAACGTTTTATGGCAGTCTATTAACGCTAATGATTATGCTTGGGGCCATTGCTTCTCATCTTTTTTTTCTGGGTATTGCTGTTCAAAATGATGGTGGATTACTCTTTATGTTGGCATGTGTTACTTTTTTGTGTGCCAGCCTGAATATTTACTGCTTAAAAAAATGA
- a CDS encoding PLP-dependent aspartate aminotransferase family protein — MKHKGFNTTSIHAGEESKFEGAVVQPIFQSATYLEQEGLAYNDIKYLRLNNSPNHESLGKKLARLEQTETALLCASGMAAVTTAIISHCQHGDHIIAQKGLYGGTHHFLVHKASQLGIEVSFVDINDATQWKNSIKENTRLFYCESITNPLMHVGHLDKVIEFCRQYGLFSVIDNTFATPYNFKPSSLGFDIIIHSATKYLNGHSDLVAGVICANQERIKQCKRYLDISGATLDSHACFLLQRGLKTLGLRMQVHNNNALQLAQFLQKQANIEAVYYPGLNNAWAIERFKGYSGMVSFVVEGGKSSAQQLMKFLTIPQHAPSLGGVESLITRPAASSHSAMSEKERHSLGIVQGLLRLSVGVEDIEDLKEDFKQALEKI, encoded by the coding sequence ATGAAGCATAAGGGGTTTAATACAACAAGCATCCATGCAGGTGAAGAGAGTAAGTTTGAAGGGGCGGTGGTACAACCTATCTTTCAAAGTGCAACCTATTTAGAGCAAGAAGGCTTGGCCTACAATGACATTAAATATTTACGGCTGAATAACTCACCCAATCATGAGAGTTTGGGTAAGAAGTTAGCTCGTTTAGAACAGACAGAAACTGCTTTATTATGTGCTTCTGGAATGGCGGCAGTGACTACAGCGATTATCAGTCATTGTCAACATGGAGATCATATCATTGCTCAAAAGGGTTTGTACGGAGGAACCCACCACTTTCTTGTTCATAAAGCCAGCCAGTTGGGTATTGAAGTGAGCTTTGTTGATATCAATGATGCAACACAGTGGAAAAATAGTATAAAAGAAAACACACGTCTATTTTACTGTGAAAGCATCACCAATCCTTTAATGCATGTTGGTCATTTGGATAAAGTTATTGAGTTTTGTCGTCAGTACGGCTTGTTTAGCGTGATTGATAATACTTTTGCAACGCCCTATAACTTTAAACCGAGTAGCTTGGGCTTTGATATTATTATCCACAGTGCCACTAAATATTTAAATGGCCACAGTGATTTGGTGGCTGGCGTTATATGTGCAAATCAAGAGCGAATCAAACAGTGTAAACGTTACTTGGATATATCTGGAGCTACCTTGGATAGCCATGCTTGTTTTCTTTTACAACGGGGTTTAAAAACTTTGGGTTTAAGAATGCAAGTGCACAATAACAATGCATTACAATTGGCACAGTTTTTACAAAAACAAGCAAATATAGAAGCTGTTTATTATCCAGGTTTAAATAATGCATGGGCAATAGAACGGTTTAAAGGATATTCAGGTATGGTATCTTTTGTGGTTGAAGGGGGAAAATCCTCAGCCCAACAATTGATGAAATTTTTAACGATTCCGCAGCATGCTCCTAGTTTGGGTGGTGTAGAGTCTTTAATCACTCGGCCAGCAGCCAGCTCGCATTCAGCTATGAGTGAGAAAGAACGTCATTCTCTTGGTATTGTGCAAGGGCTTTTAAGGTTGTCTGTGGGGGTTGAAGACATAGAGGATTTAAAAGAAGACTTTAAGCAAGCGCTTGAAAAGATATAG
- a CDS encoding tRNA 2-thiocytidine(32) synthetase TtcA, with amino-acid sequence MLENKLRKQTVQCISEHAMLKQDDHVLVGLSGGKDSWALLHLLKAIQKKAPYTFTISAVTVDGGLIGLDATELQKQCDALDVDFHLERQAVFEIVSEKKAKGSTFCSMCAKMRRGILYTVAKKLGANKIALGHHLNDAIETLFLNMFYAGRMAAMPPVLKSNAGHEAEIIRPMLYLTEQDIAVFSLEKQFKTVGCACPVCPIHPEFDDAQSDLKRFSMKKVIRDMAKHNPQMFDHARKALKNLEFDRFFMNNSMLTKKGIEYEA; translated from the coding sequence ATGTTAGAAAATAAACTGCGCAAGCAAACCGTTCAATGCATCAGTGAGCATGCCATGCTAAAACAAGATGATCATGTCTTGGTGGGCCTTTCAGGGGGAAAGGACTCTTGGGCCTTGTTGCATCTGCTCAAAGCCATACAAAAAAAAGCGCCCTACACATTTACAATTTCAGCTGTGACGGTGGATGGTGGATTGATTGGTTTGGATGCAACCGAGTTACAAAAACAATGCGATGCCTTAGATGTTGACTTTCATCTTGAGCGTCAAGCGGTGTTTGAAATTGTTTCAGAAAAAAAAGCAAAGGGCAGCACTTTTTGCAGCATGTGCGCAAAAATGCGCCGGGGGATTTTATACACAGTGGCTAAAAAACTAGGTGCCAACAAAATTGCTTTGGGTCATCATCTCAATGATGCCATAGAGACCTTATTTCTTAATATGTTTTATGCTGGTCGCATGGCGGCCATGCCGCCGGTATTAAAATCCAATGCCGGACATGAGGCAGAGATCATTCGACCCATGCTGTATTTAACTGAACAAGATATTGCAGTGTTTTCATTAGAAAAACAATTTAAAACGGTGGGCTGTGCCTGTCCTGTCTGCCCCATTCATCCAGAATTTGATGATGCACAAAGCGATTTAAAGCGCTTTAGCATGAAGAAAGTAATCAGAGATATGGCAAAGCATAATCCGCAAATGTTTGATCATGCGCGCAAAGCCTTAAAAAACTTGGAGTTTGACCGATTTTTTATGAATAACAGCATGCTTACAAAAAAAGGAATAGAGTATGAAGCATAA
- a CDS encoding MarC family protein: MPGLSEYFPLFLAAFVPLFVAMDVIGVLPIYISLIDGLEKKQQRIILIEAIITIAVLGTIFIFLGKGIFNFLGISVADFKVAGGLILLILSISDLLFAEKSRQQPAEQSLGVVPLGMPLIVGPATLTALIVQVDAVGTPITIAAFAVNLLITFLVFLSSQPIMKVLGKAGTQAFSKIANLMLAAIAVMIIRSGVSDMIQNLGQMSGH; this comes from the coding sequence ATGCCTGGTTTGAGTGAATATTTTCCATTGTTTCTAGCTGCCTTTGTTCCATTGTTTGTTGCCATGGATGTGATTGGGGTATTGCCTATTTATATTTCTCTGATTGACGGCCTGGAAAAAAAGCAGCAGCGAATTATTTTGATTGAAGCCATCATTACCATTGCTGTTTTGGGCACTATTTTTATCTTTTTGGGTAAAGGGATCTTTAATTTTTTAGGTATCTCAGTGGCAGACTTTAAAGTGGCTGGAGGTCTTATTCTGCTTATTTTATCCATCTCTGACCTTTTGTTTGCAGAAAAATCCCGTCAGCAACCGGCAGAACAGTCTTTAGGTGTTGTACCCTTAGGCATGCCTCTGATTGTTGGTCCCGCTACTTTAACAGCCCTGATTGTGCAAGTGGATGCGGTGGGAACCCCTATCACTATAGCTGCTTTCGCCGTTAACTTGTTGATTACTTTTTTAGTTTTCTTATCCTCACAACCCATCATGAAGGTTTTGGGTAAAGCCGGTACGCAGGCGTTTTCAAAAATTGCCAACCTTATGCTAGCGGCCATTGCAGTCATGATTATCCGCAGCGGTGTCAGTGACATGATTCAAAACCTTGGACAAATGTCTGGGCACTAA
- a CDS encoding prepilin-type N-terminal cleavage/methylation domain-containing protein, with translation MLKKTTSLGFTLVELSVVLIIIAFVTTVSMNTYFEQILKSKASEAFVYLRSIHDAQFVFANQTIYTKGNLSQCIPQSRFSRIASSVCDSDTYCNEINAKPPARKKQYVYIYSTYNDNLFSSENCSQSTEFAQVGSWEALGLSSVDRNQDTAMKLQEQKRPSLLASFNQNFGIPTAYAGLLDNLIGAGDDDADLDGEANADLDESVEDVIDHVDNLLGGNNTSDNDGSEIDALVEGVLGDSNLGVDIDIDLDGEGDALLEGSASGSSEENENGGQDSLLDIDLSLNMPGNNDSNSDNNDNNNDSNNNDNTSDDEITLAGDKINIIRLPTALNFSFYAAHDQQVMQAYNVDDILKTITVFAIADVDGDYTGGQLSFPELYENNGVNPILTDNVWVVSRSLYIDEHGEIQVASGIHQANPGE, from the coding sequence ATGTTAAAAAAAACAACTTCACTAGGATTTACATTGGTTGAGCTCTCTGTGGTTTTAATCATCATTGCTTTTGTTACAACGGTGTCCATGAACACTTATTTTGAACAGATCTTAAAATCTAAAGCTTCTGAAGCTTTTGTCTACTTAAGATCTATTCACGATGCTCAGTTTGTTTTTGCCAATCAGACCATTTATACAAAAGGCAACTTAAGCCAGTGTATTCCACAAAGTCGTTTCTCGAGAATTGCGTCTTCTGTATGCGATAGCGATACCTACTGCAATGAGATTAATGCCAAGCCACCTGCAAGAAAAAAACAGTACGTTTACATTTACAGCACCTACAATGACAACCTTTTCTCAAGTGAAAATTGTAGTCAGTCCACTGAGTTTGCCCAAGTGGGCAGCTGGGAAGCTTTGGGTTTAAGCAGTGTTGATAGAAATCAAGATACGGCTATGAAACTACAAGAGCAAAAACGACCGTCATTGCTTGCTTCATTCAACCAAAACTTTGGCATTCCTACTGCATATGCTGGCTTACTCGATAACCTGATTGGTGCTGGTGACGACGATGCTGATCTGGATGGGGAGGCCAACGCAGACCTTGATGAATCTGTTGAAGATGTCATTGATCATGTTGATAACCTCTTAGGAGGCAACAATACTTCTGACAATGATGGCAGTGAAATTGATGCTTTGGTAGAAGGAGTTTTGGGGGACTCTAATTTAGGCGTTGATATTGATATTGACTTAGATGGAGAAGGAGATGCATTGCTTGAAGGCTCAGCTAGTGGAAGCAGCGAAGAAAATGAGAATGGTGGTCAGGATAGCCTTTTGGATATTGATCTAAGCCTAAACATGCCAGGAAACAACGACTCTAATTCTGATAATAATGACAATAACAACGATAGTAATAATAACGATAATACCAGCGATGATGAAATCACCTTAGCGGGTGATAAAATCAATATTATTCGTCTGCCTACAGCCTTAAATTTTTCATTTTATGCCGCTCATGATCAGCAGGTCATGCAAGCTTACAATGTAGATGACATTTTAAAAACCATTACTGTTTTTGCCATTGCTGATGTTGATGGTGATTATACTGGCGGACAACTAAGCTTTCCAGAACTGTACGAAAACAATGGAGTTAATCCCATTTTAACAGATAATGTTTGGGTTGTATCCAGAAGTCTTTACATTGATGAACACGGTGAAATTCAAGTTGCAAGTGGCATTCATCAAGCCAACCCTGGTGAATAA
- the hppD gene encoding 4-hydroxyphenylpyruvate dioxygenase: MANELEIKGFDFVEFYVGSAKMVAYWYVKAMGFDIVAYQGPETGFKDKCSYYLKQNDIHIVLTSPLSPAFWEATYFLNLHGDGVKRFGYQVSDVEALFDHAINSGGIPIKKPSVAKDAQGEVLSAALKIYDDTEIILCDRSQYQGLFMPGFDEPRQKLNIERQETGLQKIDHIVGNVRQNEMNRWADYFIRAFNFEQFIEFGPGDISTQYSALLSKVVKSHDFAIRNPINEPYEGKRKSQIEEYLDVYHGSGVQHIALESDDIMASIQALRSNGIEFLSVPQTYYDELKKRNPGIVTEDIDALADLGILCDIEDLAGGEGYLLQLFTKPIGDRPSFFYEIIQRRKGSQGFGQGNFQALFEAIERDQESRGNL, from the coding sequence ATGGCAAATGAATTAGAAATTAAGGGTTTTGATTTTGTAGAGTTTTATGTTGGCTCGGCCAAAATGGTAGCCTACTGGTATGTTAAAGCCATGGGTTTTGATATTGTAGCTTATCAAGGGCCTGAAACAGGCTTTAAAGATAAATGCAGCTACTATTTAAAACAAAATGACATACACATTGTTCTGACCTCACCCTTGTCGCCTGCCTTTTGGGAAGCCACTTATTTCCTTAATTTACACGGGGACGGCGTTAAACGCTTTGGCTATCAAGTCAGCGATGTTGAAGCCTTATTTGACCATGCCATCAACAGCGGCGGTATTCCCATCAAAAAACCAAGTGTTGCAAAAGATGCGCAGGGTGAAGTTCTGTCTGCAGCCTTAAAAATTTACGATGATACTGAAATTATTTTATGCGATCGCAGTCAATACCAAGGTTTGTTCATGCCTGGCTTTGATGAACCCAGACAAAAACTTAACATTGAACGCCAAGAAACCGGCTTACAAAAAATTGATCATATTGTGGGTAATGTCAGACAAAATGAGATGAACCGTTGGGCAGATTATTTTATTAGAGCTTTTAACTTTGAGCAGTTCATTGAATTTGGCCCTGGTGATATTTCAACCCAATACTCCGCCCTTTTATCGAAAGTGGTAAAAAGCCATGATTTTGCCATTCGCAACCCCATCAATGAACCCTACGAAGGCAAAAGAAAATCACAAATTGAAGAGTACTTGGATGTATACCATGGCAGTGGTGTTCAACACATTGCTCTAGAATCTGATGATATTATGGCAAGCATTCAAGCATTGCGCAGCAACGGCATTGAATTTTTAAGCGTTCCGCAAACCTATTACGATGAATTAAAAAAGCGTAACCCAGGCATTGTAACAGAAGACATTGATGCTTTGGCCGATTTAGGTATTTTATGTGACATAGAAGACCTAGCCGGTGGAGAAGGTTATTTGCTGCAACTCTTTACCAAGCCCATTGGTGATAGACCGTCTTTCTTTTATGAAATCATCCAGCGCCGCAAGGGAAGTCAAGGCTTTGGTCAGGGCAACTTCCAAGCTTTGTTTGAAGCCATAGAGCGTGATCAAGAAAGCAGAGGAAACCTTTAA
- a CDS encoding homogentisate 1,2-dioxygenase gives MPFYYQQGDIPKKRHIAFYKKQQNKKDGKSLYREELFSTQGFSSIYSNRYRLDMPTKVSSIAHAQNLMQMQTWQDVPLMWHLFHSSRQESSGSLHQAQTLWMENHNCTILTSSPTEKCTNFHKNAHEHLLVFIHRGEGTFLSEFGNLVFTEGDYIIIPKGCIYQFQFTAQENRCFMVLSDTAFDIPKHFRNDMGQLMEDAPYCERNLKLPVLQEAINEKGSFPVHISCKYAQGRKTYTHVWDHHPFDVVGWDGCEYPFAFNIKDYAPKVGAIHLPPPVHLVFTTQHFVVCNFVPRLFDFYPGAIPAPYFHSNVDSDEVIFYADGDFMSRKGIEPGSISYHPMGIAHGPQPGKTEASIGQKETHEYAVMVDTFAPLSLSKEIQAVSDPNYWRSWSED, from the coding sequence ATGCCGTTTTATTATCAGCAAGGTGATATCCCCAAAAAACGGCATATTGCTTTTTACAAGAAACAACAGAATAAAAAAGATGGAAAAAGTTTGTATCGCGAAGAGCTTTTCAGTACCCAGGGTTTTTCCAGCATATACAGCAACCGCTACCGTTTGGACATGCCCACCAAAGTCAGTTCCATTGCCCATGCTCAAAACTTAATGCAAATGCAAACTTGGCAGGATGTGCCTTTGATGTGGCACTTGTTTCATAGTTCAAGGCAGGAAAGCTCTGGCAGTCTCCATCAAGCCCAAACGCTGTGGATGGAAAACCATAACTGTACAATTTTAACCAGTTCCCCTACAGAAAAATGCACTAACTTTCACAAAAATGCACATGAGCATCTGCTTGTTTTTATTCATCGTGGTGAGGGAACTTTTTTAAGTGAGTTTGGCAACCTTGTATTTACAGAAGGGGATTATATCATTATTCCCAAGGGCTGCATTTATCAATTTCAGTTTACAGCGCAAGAGAACCGTTGCTTCATGGTTTTATCTGATACTGCTTTTGATATTCCCAAACATTTTCGCAATGATATGGGCCAGCTTATGGAAGATGCTCCCTATTGCGAGCGCAATTTAAAGCTGCCTGTATTGCAAGAAGCCATCAATGAAAAAGGCAGCTTCCCGGTTCACATCAGTTGTAAATATGCTCAAGGAAGAAAAACCTACACGCATGTTTGGGATCATCATCCTTTTGATGTCGTGGGCTGGGATGGTTGTGAATATCCCTTTGCTTTTAACATTAAAGACTATGCCCCTAAAGTGGGCGCCATTCACTTGCCACCTCCTGTACATCTTGTATTCACCACTCAGCATTTTGTGGTTTGCAATTTTGTTCCGCGCTTGTTTGATTTTTATCCAGGCGCCATTCCCGCACCGTATTTTCATAGCAACGTGGATTCAGATGAAGTTATTTTTTATGCAGATGGCGATTTCATGTCACGCAAAGGCATAGAACCTGGCTCCATCTCTTACCACCCCATGGGCATCGCCCACGGTCCACAGCCTGGCAAAACTGAGGCTTCCATTGGCCAAAAAGAAACCCATGAATATGCGGTGATGGTGGATACTTTTGCACCCTTAAGTTTATCCAAAGAAATTCAAGCGGTGTCTGACCCCAATTACTGGCGCTCTTGGAGTGAAGATTAA
- the hisC gene encoding histidinol-phosphate transaminase — protein sequence MSKVNLFIPQHIQDLRAYKAGKSLESLKDKRGLTKFAKLASNENPLGPSPKAMDAAKKCLEQLHLYPDPASYALRQALGNHLNLDPHQIICGSGIDSLLAYIFMAFSEKDDVILTSKGSFIGTYVNAKKLGRTLKTIPLNTWAYDLDAIAQSITDNTRIVYLANPNNPTGSMIGKTDLKTFLNAVPDNVLVILDEAYYEYACHHEQYPNGIELLSDHSNLIITRTFSKAYGLAGARIGYAMANASVIDTLNRVKLPFEPSRMGQHMAMAALADTSFLHQTQELNKEGLEYFYQSFTELGLSFVPKTGSNAIMLYFKNAQIAQDFYHACFNQGLILRPLNAFGFDQGIRINTGTQDQNVFAIEVMKKVLMQK from the coding sequence ATGTCCAAGGTCAATTTATTTATTCCTCAACATATTCAAGATTTGCGCGCTTACAAGGCTGGTAAAAGTTTAGAGTCACTCAAAGACAAACGTGGCTTGACCAAATTTGCTAAACTGGCATCCAATGAAAATCCTTTAGGACCATCGCCCAAAGCTATGGATGCAGCAAAAAAATGCTTGGAGCAATTGCACCTTTATCCTGACCCTGCCAGCTATGCCTTAAGGCAAGCTTTGGGAAACCATTTAAATCTTGATCCTCATCAGATTATCTGCGGTTCAGGGATTGACTCATTGCTGGCTTATATTTTTATGGCCTTTAGTGAAAAAGATGATGTTATTCTTACCTCCAAAGGCAGTTTTATTGGCACTTATGTCAATGCCAAAAAACTAGGCCGGACTTTAAAAACCATTCCGCTAAACACCTGGGCTTACGATCTCGATGCCATAGCTCAATCCATCACGGACAATACTCGCATCGTTTATTTGGCCAACCCCAACAACCCCACCGGGTCAATGATTGGCAAAACGGATCTGAAAACATTTTTAAATGCTGTTCCGGATAATGTTTTAGTGATTTTAGATGAAGCCTACTATGAATACGCCTGCCATCATGAACAGTATCCCAATGGCATTGAATTGCTGAGCGATCATTCCAACCTTATTATCACTCGCACCTTTTCCAAAGCCTATGGGCTTGCAGGCGCTCGCATTGGCTATGCCATGGCAAATGCATCTGTTATTGATACCCTCAACAGAGTTAAATTACCCTTTGAGCCTAGCCGCATGGGCCAACACATGGCCATGGCCGCTCTTGCAGACACTTCTTTTTTACATCAAACTCAAGAGCTTAATAAAGAAGGTTTAGAGTATTTTTATCAATCTTTTACTGAGCTTGGCTTATCTTTTGTCCCAAAAACCGGTTCCAATGCCATCATGCTCTATTTTAAAAATGCTCAAATAGCTCAGGATTTCTATCATGCGTGCTTTAATCAAGGTTTAATTTTAAGACCTCTAAATGCTTTTGGCTTTGATCAAGGCATAAGAATCAACACCGGTACACAAGACCAAAATGTTTTTGCCATTGAAGTGATGAAAAAAGTTTTAATGCAAAAATAG
- a CDS encoding fumarylacetoacetate hydrolase family protein, which translates to MKLVSFLNSYNKERAGIYLEDLGCFELYHNGQNLGLDLPKNMNQFLNQSDIFLERAQKLETAILHAPSDFSKEKVSSLLSPVPQPTSCRDAYAFRQHVQTMRANRGAEMIPEFDEFPVFYFTNHNAVFGEGPIEVYDDHLDKLDFELEIAAVIGKGGKNIPAHKADKHIFGFMIMNDLSARTLQMQELKLSLGPAKGKDFANCFGPWLVSKDELQTLAQDTGQGLTYNLEMKATLNGKLISQGNMNSMHWTFAQIIERVSYGVELYPGDIIGSGTVGTGCLGEINGTASLRAKEKGETYTPIWLKDKDTIDLEITGLGKLSNTLILKNASYHILK; encoded by the coding sequence ATGAAACTCGTCAGTTTTCTAAATTCTTACAATAAAGAACGTGCAGGTATCTACCTTGAAGATCTGGGGTGTTTCGAGCTTTATCACAACGGTCAAAACCTGGGTTTAGATCTGCCTAAAAATATGAACCAGTTTTTAAACCAAAGTGACATTTTTTTAGAACGTGCACAAAAATTGGAAACAGCTATATTGCATGCCCCTAGCGATTTTTCAAAAGAAAAGGTTTCATCTTTGCTTTCACCGGTTCCGCAGCCAACATCTTGCCGAGACGCTTATGCTTTTAGGCAACATGTCCAAACCATGCGCGCCAATCGTGGTGCAGAGATGATTCCTGAGTTTGATGAATTTCCCGTGTTCTATTTCACCAACCACAATGCTGTATTTGGCGAAGGCCCCATTGAGGTTTACGATGACCACTTGGATAAGTTGGACTTTGAATTGGAAATTGCTGCGGTCATTGGCAAGGGAGGCAAAAATATCCCGGCTCATAAAGCCGATAAGCATATTTTTGGTTTTATGATTATGAATGATCTATCTGCCCGAACTTTGCAAATGCAAGAGCTTAAGCTGAGCTTGGGACCAGCCAAAGGCAAAGACTTTGCCAATTGTTTTGGTCCGTGGCTGGTGAGCAAAGATGAACTTCAAACGCTTGCGCAAGATACCGGCCAGGGCCTGACCTACAACCTAGAAATGAAAGCTACGCTCAATGGCAAGCTTATCTCACAGGGCAACATGAACAGCATGCACTGGACCTTTGCCCAAATCATTGAACGCGTTTCTTATGGCGTAGAGCTTTATCCTGGAGACATCATTGGCTCTGGCACCGTGGGTACAGGTTGCTTAGGAGAAATCAATGGTACGGCCAGCTTACGCGCCAAAGAAAAAGGTGAAACTTACACGCCCATCTGGCTCAAAGACAAAGACACCATAGACTTGGAGATTACGGGTTTAGGAAAATTGAGCAACACATTGATCCTTAAAAACGCATCGTACCACATATTAAAATAG
- a CDS encoding flavin reductase family protein gives MLSIDPKQFEATYIYKILTSSVAPRPIALVASYNPSGQNNLAPFSFFNVFGFNPAIIGFSPTCRGRDGSFKDTYNNLVQSKECVVNIVNHSMQYQMNLASGEYATDVDEFDKSGFTGLDSDCVKAKRVKESPVQMECKLKQVIDLGGQKGSGNLILCEVLRFHLNPDCLDENNIPDPIKINHIGRNGGEYYTLANSDSLYTLQVKKGAIGIGFDALPEFIRTSSVLTGNELGQLASVQERPHNKLDVKIDNLNLDNCHETIANAIANNDIDLAWRIINELDA, from the coding sequence ATGTTGAGTATTGATCCCAAACAATTTGAAGCCACCTATATTTATAAAATTTTAACCTCCAGTGTGGCCCCACGCCCCATTGCCTTGGTTGCAAGTTACAATCCATCCGGGCAAAACAACCTGGCGCCCTTTTCATTTTTTAACGTTTTTGGGTTCAATCCGGCCATCATTGGTTTTTCTCCTACCTGTAGAGGCAGAGACGGGAGCTTTAAAGACACTTACAACAACCTTGTTCAAAGCAAAGAGTGCGTGGTGAATATTGTCAATCATAGCATGCAATACCAAATGAACCTCGCATCCGGTGAATACGCCACGGATGTTGATGAGTTTGATAAAAGTGGTTTTACAGGCTTGGACTCGGATTGCGTTAAGGCCAAACGCGTTAAGGAGTCTCCAGTACAAATGGAATGCAAACTCAAGCAAGTTATTGATTTGGGTGGGCAAAAAGGTTCTGGCAATTTAATTTTATGTGAAGTGCTGCGCTTTCACCTCAACCCTGACTGCCTCGATGAAAACAATATTCCTGATCCTATCAAAATCAATCATATTGGCCGCAATGGCGGTGAATATTATACTCTTGCCAACTCTGATAGTTTGTACACCTTGCAGGTTAAAAAAGGGGCTATAGGCATTGGCTTTGACGCTTTACCAGAATTTATCCGCACAAGCAGCGTCTTAACCGGCAATGAACTGGGACAACTGGCATCCGTGCAAGAAAGACCGCACAACAAGTTAGATGTTAAGATAGACAATCTTAATCTTGATAATTGCCATGAGACCATAGCCAACGCTATTGCAAACAATGATATCGATTTGGCGTGGAGAATTATCAATGAATTGGATGCATAA
- a CDS encoding polyprenyl synthetase family protein, producing MSDPLIKEILSCPELQAWPNLEPILSKRKPGTVALFKIAREASGNILIDSLPIEAAIVCFTINCILIDDVLDDDAKGIWQDYGAGRVANLAAALHARQQTLIYHSNFSDPQKQAIMFHLNQMKLKETMAQEMATQNPLSMNQYWEIVHGKSGNVCATAMKLGGLLGGADQNQKEVLYTIGKNLGEVGQISNDLRGAFDESINPDWAMPGCSLPILITLTNQHPQLDALKQLIDNGIHSTSELKKAQDILLESGAVSLCCEHIAQRLELMYEGLCQCTLDNKTHLIKNIGGDIKHAIAWVKDLDTQLLNETLETLDALDEKLSFFC from the coding sequence ATGTCTGACCCACTTATAAAAGAAATTCTTTCATGCCCAGAACTTCAAGCTTGGCCAAATTTGGAGCCAATTTTAAGCAAAAGAAAACCTGGAACAGTTGCCTTATTTAAAATTGCTAGAGAAGCTAGCGGCAATATTTTAATTGACAGTTTGCCGATTGAAGCCGCAATTGTATGTTTTACCATCAACTGTATACTCATTGATGATGTTCTCGATGATGATGCAAAAGGTATCTGGCAAGATTATGGCGCTGGCCGCGTTGCCAACTTAGCTGCAGCTTTACACGCACGACAGCAAACACTCATTTATCACTCAAATTTTTCAGACCCTCAAAAACAAGCAATCATGTTTCATTTAAATCAGATGAAACTCAAAGAAACCATGGCTCAAGAAATGGCCACACAAAATCCTCTAAGCATGAATCAATATTGGGAGATTGTGCATGGAAAAAGCGGCAATGTATGCGCAACCGCCATGAAGCTGGGTGGATTACTGGGTGGAGCAGATCAAAACCAAAAAGAAGTGTTGTACACAATTGGCAAAAACCTTGGAGAAGTGGGTCAAATATCCAATGATCTTAGAGGCGCTTTTGATGAAAGCATCAACCCAGATTGGGCCATGCCTGGCTGCAGCTTGCCTATTTTAATTACTTTGACAAATCAACATCCTCAGTTGGATGCCTTAAAACAACTCATTGATAACGGCATTCACAGCACAAGCGAACTGAAAAAAGCGCAGGATATCCTTTTAGAATCCGGAGCCGTTAGCTTATGCTGCGAACATATTGCACAACGTTTAGAGCTTATGTACGAAGGCCTATGTCAATGCACCTTAGATAACAAAACCCATCTTATTAAAAACATTGGTGGAGACATCAAGCATGCCATTGCCTGGGTTAAAGATCTGGATACCCAACTGCTAAATGAAACCCTTGAAACATTAGATGCTTTGGATGAAAAACTAAGTTTTTTCTGCTAA